A window of the Pyrodictium abyssi genome harbors these coding sequences:
- a CDS encoding 30S ribosomal protein S19, translating to MQAVKPQLDEEMKKWLETLPPEWRKFRYRGYTLEELLSMPMDIFIKLLPARQRRSLLRGLTDPQRRLLWKIRKARQKILKGKKVVVKTHVRDMIILPEMIGMTIAVYNGKEFVPVRITPEMIGHYLGEFSPTCRQVQHGEPGLKATRSSLHVALK from the coding sequence ATGCAGGCTGTGAAGCCGCAGCTGGATGAGGAAATGAAGAAGTGGCTTGAGACCCTGCCGCCGGAGTGGCGGAAGTTCCGCTACCGCGGCTACACACTAGAAGAGCTACTCTCGATGCCAATGGACATATTCATAAAGCTCCTACCAGCAAGGCAGAGGAGAAGCCTACTGAGAGGTCTAACAGACCCGCAGCGCCGCCTACTCTGGAAGATACGCAAGGCACGGCAGAAGATACTCAAGGGCAAAAAGGTAGTAGTAAAGACGCATGTAAGGGATATGATAATACTGCCAGAAATGATTGGAATGACCATAGCCGTATACAACGGTAAGGAGTTCGTCCCAGTGCGCATAACGCCAGAAATGATAGGCCACTACCTCGGCGAGTTCAGCCCAACATGCCGCCAGGTACAGCATGGAGAGCCCGGCCTCAAGGCCACAAGGAGCAGCCTACATGTAGCACTGAAGTAG
- a CDS encoding class I SAM-dependent methyltransferase has product MREKYNVTSSGYDELYRDEQFEKYMLAMRSVKLHGKVLDNGCGTGLFLEYLASTHGVDGITYYICLDLSPGMLDVARKRTASLGLAHMVEHVEADAENLPLRSESVNYTVSFTVVDLVEDKSRALKEMDRVTKLYAVVTSLKKAHKIVRELPNYGLYIGETSKDYAFIRIKQKHSRAPTVDPSS; this is encoded by the coding sequence ATGCGGGAAAAATACAATGTTACAAGCTCAGGGTACGACGAGCTATACCGTGACGAACAATTTGAAAAATACATGCTTGCAATGCGTAGCGTGAAGCTTCACGGCAAAGTCCTAGACAATGGATGTGGTACCGGGCTGTTTCTGGAATACCTTGCATCTACGCATGGAGTAGATGGCATAACGTACTATATCTGCCTAGACCTATCTCCTGGAATGCTCGACGTAGCTAGAAAGCGTACAGCAAGCCTAGGGCTCGCGCACATGGTAGAGCATGTCGAGGCTGACGCCGAGAATCTTCCTCTACGCAGCGAGAGCGTCAACTACACGGTATCCTTCACAGTAGTTGATCTTGTTGAAGATAAATCAAGAGCATTAAAGGAGATGGACCGTGTAACCAAGTTGTATGCCGTAGTTACAAGCCTGAAAAAGGCACACAAGATAGTACGCGAACTCCCAAACTACGGACTATACATAGGGGAAACGTCAAAGGACTACGCGTTTATCCGCATCAAGCAAAAGCATAGCCGGGCTCCGACGGTTGATCCGTCATCATGA
- the cedA1 gene encoding DNA import protein CedA1 has protein sequence MSVVEFINTLTIKVMSIAWGLFLLTWSVGWLLKGSPVPFMRVKRAGQDLIEDAIWAAFWLALGSSIFALVSYIVSSVASPPPVMYNITG, from the coding sequence GTGAGCGTAGTAGAATTCATAAACACGTTAACCATAAAGGTCATGAGTATAGCATGGGGCTTATTCCTACTCACGTGGAGTGTTGGATGGCTACTAAAAGGATCTCCTGTACCCTTCATGAGGGTGAAGAGAGCAGGGCAAGACCTTATAGAAGATGCCATATGGGCTGCATTCTGGCTAGCCCTGGGCTCCTCTATATTCGCGCTAGTATCCTACATAGTCAGTTCAGTGGCTTCTCCACCGCCAGTAATGTACAACATTACAGGTTAA
- a CDS encoding vWA domain-containing protein, producing MKPSREYSVYIRRDSREELRKIAYGVAVEARKRGLRISAAEIVEATRLLALYAAVSGVETLTPDEIALVLSSVYAKRMHEERIVNEIVKDLVKRCCLPRSSAKRIEDEIEKDLHTLGLHYGAKLRRRNYTSGKTQGAYARLKLLGIIRRGRKGEYVVSSSQARRIIEQLAHRYRDYKDAVRDMIKRNIARHGGIVASMGYELFNYIDSRELSIDELVKLYRYAGKNKHLKRIISRSIEEKMNQGEHYSDAESVYEILRKENMLSRHHLRSILERNPRLAERAVKDFGREILLDIAVEMSSHNKDGAIEIALKAIGARASRRGVVAEMLDRREIGLLSSIGRGPNEALDVLNRLAEAKNYLLKSLVEPTDALLEYAEYEFTRAVERWSSIRSQYDGKLADIIESEIARLKQLFDAAERGDTYTLMKNIVKSMDVFEALKLLHTVYSSTNDRRIRSYAVMLMKSLWREARVEHGMRLSRKSCFSSTRGRLHIRKTLENIVRFSSNPIVRITRYSTKQYTVVVDKSGSMRPYAVYTVLAASALAASISRLIIFDENATMYSNLKLVNPLRIVDLVLSTKFAGYTDIVNAIRLAARAAMPQHMVLISDLKQTIAADEPIEDILRELRQRGWRITIILPPKHDTRVANKIRHYARLYVIKAPQDIAPVMRRIIRS from the coding sequence ATGAAACCATCGAGAGAGTATTCGGTCTACATCCGTAGAGATAGTAGAGAAGAACTACGCAAAATAGCATACGGAGTAGCAGTAGAAGCTAGAAAGAGAGGACTCAGAATATCAGCAGCAGAGATAGTTGAAGCCACACGGTTACTAGCATTATACGCAGCTGTATCTGGCGTCGAAACGCTTACCCCTGATGAGATAGCTCTAGTCCTTTCCTCTGTATACGCAAAACGAATGCATGAAGAACGCATAGTAAATGAAATAGTAAAGGATCTAGTAAAACGGTGCTGTCTACCACGAAGCTCTGCAAAACGCATAGAAGACGAGATAGAGAAGGACTTGCATACACTAGGACTCCATTACGGAGCGAAACTACGACGTAGAAACTATACTAGCGGAAAGACCCAGGGGGCATATGCTAGGTTAAAGCTACTAGGAATAATACGTCGAGGACGCAAGGGGGAGTATGTAGTATCCAGTAGCCAGGCGCGCCGGATAATAGAGCAGCTAGCCCACCGCTACCGAGACTATAAGGACGCTGTCAGAGACATGATAAAGCGTAACATAGCTCGTCACGGCGGTATAGTTGCCTCGATGGGCTACGAACTATTCAACTACATAGACTCCAGGGAGCTAAGCATAGACGAGCTTGTAAAGCTATACCGTTATGCAGGCAAAAACAAGCATCTAAAACGAATAATTTCAAGGTCTATAGAGGAAAAGATGAACCAAGGAGAACATTACAGTGATGCTGAAAGCGTATACGAGATACTCCGAAAAGAAAACATGCTATCACGACACCACCTACGCAGCATACTTGAGCGCAACCCTCGTCTAGCAGAAAGAGCTGTCAAAGACTTCGGAAGAGAAATACTCCTCGACATAGCAGTGGAAATGTCATCACACAATAAGGACGGAGCTATCGAAATAGCGCTGAAAGCTATAGGTGCACGTGCTTCAAGACGAGGCGTAGTAGCGGAGATGCTTGACAGACGTGAAATAGGGCTACTAAGCAGCATAGGTAGAGGCCCAAACGAGGCTCTTGACGTGCTCAACAGGCTCGCAGAGGCAAAGAACTATCTTTTAAAGAGCCTAGTTGAGCCTACAGATGCTCTGCTAGAGTATGCCGAATACGAGTTCACTCGTGCAGTAGAGCGATGGAGCAGCATAAGGAGTCAATATGACGGCAAGCTGGCGGACATAATTGAGTCGGAAATAGCTAGACTGAAACAACTATTTGATGCTGCAGAACGTGGAGACACATACACGTTGATGAAGAATATTGTGAAGAGTATGGATGTCTTCGAAGCGTTAAAACTCCTACACACAGTATATAGCAGTACTAACGATAGGAGGATAAGAAGCTACGCGGTAATGCTCATGAAGAGTCTATGGAGAGAAGCTCGTGTAGAACACGGCATGAGGCTATCACGCAAGAGCTGCTTTAGCAGCACACGAGGCCGGCTACATATACGCAAGACTCTAGAGAACATTGTACGCTTCAGCTCTAATCCTATAGTCAGGATTACGAGGTACTCTACAAAGCAGTACACGGTAGTAGTAGACAAGAGCGGTAGCATGAGACCGTACGCAGTCTACACAGTACTAGCAGCCTCAGCACTCGCAGCAAGCATATCAAGGCTGATAATATTCGATGAAAACGCAACTATGTATAGTAACCTGAAACTAGTAAACCCGCTCCGCATAGTAGACTTAGTGCTTTCAACAAAGTTCGCAGGCTATACAGACATAGTTAACGCTATACGCCTAGCGGCCAGAGCTGCAATGCCACAGCACATGGTTCTAATAAGCGACCTCAAGCAGACAATAGCTGCCGACGAACCTATCGAAGACATTCTACGCGAACTACGGCAAAGAGGATGGAGAATAACAATAATCCTGCCCCCAAAGCACGACACGAGGGTGGCAAACAAGATTAGACATTACGCACGGCTCTACGTTATAAAAGCGCCACAGGATATAGCGCCGGTCATGCGCAGGATTATACGAAGCTAG
- a CDS encoding DEAD/DEAH box helicase encodes MAAQRNERRIVSGVFRLLHPLLQHVLLRYGYTRPTEIQSKVIPEVLRGNHVLAIAPTGSGKTEAALLPIFSRLIGSKSKGIYAVYITPLRSLNRDIFKRMINIASDVRLTLEVRHGDSTAAEKRRFLENPPHVMVTTPESFYFLLSVEKFRQNISNLKYIVVDEVHELVSGKRGAELSLAIERVARLYTRNRLQIIGLSATVSDPYTVARLLMGDRYVRIVETEKAVKRYHITVVAPAIHSSGSNRDDGLKSQRETLARVELIKKVVSENPGNSIIFVNTRDTAEVLGALLKQAMGEDRIEVHHGSLSREKRVDAEQRLRSGKVKAVVATSSLELGIDVGAIDLVVQYMSPRQVVKLVQRVGRSGHRIGGISRGIIVAATNIFDILESAVIAARAMRGNLERLQYPIKPYDALIHQITGMLIELGEIDIDTIYSIVTCSGYYKDLSLDELYQVISYMEASRIARVRDRKISMGPMAKSYYFSVTMIPDTKQYNVYEVGTGRKLGVLDEEFVTTLEQGAKFVLGGQVWEVVDIADDSVRVRHTKEDKLIPPAWEGDLIPVEYNVAREIGSILRRYEKQGEKVLSEYPLDDNSRKLVQNKILKHMSKGLPLPTDRRVVIEHYGDVFIIYSFLGSRGNKALEYLISAYISEVKGYPPVTASTPYIVAIRLASVERADFIADVLRKITSLPSNEVDSLLRRAVLKSKLFQWIMLYVALRSGAVKRTANTDIRHVKTIIHKLRDTILGEEAYREISVRKVDTYVLHKFLEEIRTGRIEVKAVSLKTPSPITEDAIAEARFGDRVTTDGLPSTILVEAIKRRIASKDVIFLCLMCGKIWTRKLLHVNSNNIECPRCGARMIYPALAKERIEAARALIEKQRRGAKLSQAERKAVREVMDAANLVLSYGKKAVEALVSTGIGTYTAKRVLQKLVFGEEAFYRALIEAEVNYHKYKHKLEKRK; translated from the coding sequence ATGGCGGCGCAGCGCAATGAAAGACGCATCGTAAGTGGGGTGTTTAGACTACTTCACCCGCTACTCCAACATGTACTGTTAAGGTATGGCTATACAAGACCGACGGAGATACAAAGCAAGGTGATACCCGAGGTTCTTCGAGGAAACCATGTACTGGCTATCGCTCCCACTGGTAGTGGTAAGACTGAGGCCGCACTTCTCCCCATATTCTCAAGGCTTATAGGCTCTAAGTCAAAAGGCATCTATGCTGTATATATAACGCCCTTGCGTAGTCTTAACCGTGATATATTTAAGCGCATGATAAATATAGCTTCAGATGTAAGGCTTACACTAGAGGTCAGACATGGAGATAGTACTGCGGCCGAGAAAAGGCGGTTCCTTGAAAACCCTCCCCACGTAATGGTGACTACACCCGAGTCATTCTATTTCCTATTGAGCGTGGAAAAATTCCGCCAAAATATCAGCAATCTTAAGTACATAGTTGTGGACGAGGTACACGAGCTTGTTTCAGGCAAGCGTGGAGCAGAGCTATCCCTGGCTATTGAACGCGTAGCACGACTATATACGAGAAATAGACTCCAAATTATAGGACTATCTGCTACAGTTAGTGATCCATATACAGTGGCTAGGCTACTCATGGGCGATAGATACGTCCGAATAGTTGAGACAGAGAAAGCCGTAAAGCGCTACCACATAACTGTCGTCGCCCCAGCAATTCATAGCAGTGGTAGCAATAGGGATGATGGGCTAAAGTCCCAGAGAGAAACACTGGCTAGAGTGGAGCTAATAAAGAAAGTAGTGTCGGAGAATCCTGGCAACTCGATAATATTCGTTAACACGCGCGATACAGCGGAAGTCTTAGGTGCATTGCTGAAACAAGCTATGGGCGAGGACAGAATAGAGGTACATCATGGCAGTCTAAGCCGCGAAAAGCGTGTAGATGCTGAACAAAGACTTCGAAGCGGCAAAGTGAAGGCAGTTGTAGCTACATCTAGTCTGGAACTAGGTATCGACGTAGGCGCAATAGACCTTGTAGTACAGTACATGTCTCCTAGACAAGTAGTGAAACTAGTTCAGCGTGTAGGCAGATCCGGGCACAGAATAGGTGGCATATCTAGGGGCATAATAGTAGCAGCCACAAACATATTCGATATACTGGAGTCTGCTGTTATAGCTGCTAGAGCGATGCGAGGCAACTTAGAAAGACTACAGTATCCTATCAAACCATATGATGCACTTATACACCAGATTACCGGTATGCTCATAGAGCTAGGCGAAATAGACATAGACACCATCTACAGTATTGTAACGTGCAGCGGCTACTATAAGGACCTAAGCTTAGACGAGCTATACCAAGTGATAAGCTACATGGAGGCATCCAGAATAGCAAGAGTCAGGGACAGAAAAATCAGTATGGGTCCCATGGCTAAGAGCTACTACTTCAGCGTCACAATGATACCCGATACGAAGCAGTACAATGTCTACGAAGTAGGTACAGGAAGGAAACTCGGCGTCCTAGACGAAGAGTTCGTTACGACACTAGAACAAGGGGCCAAATTCGTACTAGGAGGGCAGGTTTGGGAGGTAGTAGATATTGCAGATGACAGTGTGAGAGTTAGGCACACAAAAGAAGACAAGCTCATACCTCCGGCATGGGAGGGTGACTTAATCCCCGTAGAGTATAATGTTGCCCGCGAGATTGGCAGTATACTCCGCAGGTACGAAAAACAGGGCGAAAAAGTGCTAAGCGAATACCCACTTGACGATAATTCTAGAAAATTAGTGCAAAATAAAATATTAAAGCATATGTCGAAGGGTCTTCCTCTTCCAACCGATAGGAGAGTAGTTATCGAGCACTATGGCGATGTATTCATTATATACAGTTTCCTTGGTAGCCGCGGCAACAAGGCACTAGAATATCTGATCTCGGCTTATATATCCGAAGTAAAGGGTTATCCACCTGTAACAGCAAGCACACCCTATATTGTAGCTATAAGACTCGCTTCAGTAGAACGCGCCGACTTCATAGCCGATGTACTGCGGAAAATAACTAGCCTACCTAGTAATGAGGTGGATTCGCTACTGCGTAGAGCTGTCCTTAAGAGCAAACTATTCCAGTGGATAATGCTCTATGTAGCTCTTCGAAGCGGAGCGGTAAAGAGAACAGCCAATACAGACATAAGACATGTGAAGACGATTATCCATAAGCTGAGGGACACTATACTCGGAGAGGAAGCATACAGAGAAATAAGTGTAAGAAAGGTGGATACATACGTTCTGCACAAGTTCCTCGAGGAAATAAGGACTGGTAGGATAGAAGTAAAGGCTGTAAGTTTGAAAACACCGTCGCCTATCACAGAGGACGCTATAGCAGAAGCACGATTCGGGGACCGCGTAACGACGGATGGTCTACCGTCGACAATACTTGTTGAAGCAATAAAACGTAGGATAGCGTCAAAAGACGTGATATTTCTCTGCCTGATGTGTGGAAAGATATGGACAAGAAAGCTACTACACGTTAACAGCAATAATATAGAGTGTCCGCGCTGCGGTGCACGAATGATATATCCTGCCTTAGCCAAAGAGCGCATAGAAGCAGCTAGGGCATTAATCGAGAAACAGAGACGTGGAGCCAAACTCTCCCAGGCAGAGAGAAAGGCTGTTCGCGAAGTCATGGATGCTGCTAATCTCGTACTGAGTTACGGCAAAAAGGCTGTAGAAGCCCTTGTATCAACGGGCATCGGCACGTATACAGCAAAGCGGGTTCTGCAAAAACTTGTGTTTGGCGAAGAGGCGTTTTACAGAGCTCTCATAGAGGCAGAGGTAAATTATCATAAATACAAGCATAAGCTCGAAAAACGAAAATAA
- a CDS encoding AAA family ATPase — MISSPSQKDSDEMHESIEEKVASIYAEVIEKHKRKPVRSVDKMIEILRREYKLLVDRKLVTLVVAAFLAGRPVLFEGPPGTGKTEIGEAILSLWAGKPALIIPCSENYDEYRVIGDFHPLMALRYGFNEKSFIPRPLLAALILDTGVLVDEIRRSNEEFQNMLLDIIDKRRIIVPELRRVFRAKGEGFQVIFTSNPEDYAQSELSDAFLRRVVRIPFSYPPPDVEAEIVKLRYDIDVELDSKILEAMIQVVSILRQKAAYKPGPADTVLWARIAGRLAKLRGKQQVTVSEVVDAATIILYKRVGEEEIVDETIERVFGLHP; from the coding sequence ATGATCAGTTCACCTAGTCAAAAGGATAGTGATGAAATGCATGAAAGTATTGAGGAGAAAGTTGCTAGTATCTACGCCGAGGTAATAGAGAAGCATAAAAGGAAGCCAGTAAGAAGCGTAGACAAAATGATAGAGATTCTGAGAAGAGAGTATAAACTCCTCGTTGACAGGAAACTTGTCACATTAGTTGTGGCAGCATTTCTCGCGGGACGCCCGGTGCTCTTTGAGGGACCCCCGGGTACAGGAAAGACCGAGATAGGTGAAGCTATACTATCGCTCTGGGCTGGAAAGCCAGCTCTAATAATACCCTGTAGCGAGAACTACGATGAATATAGAGTTATAGGTGATTTCCATCCCCTGATGGCATTGAGATACGGCTTTAACGAGAAAAGCTTCATACCACGGCCCCTCCTTGCAGCACTAATACTTGATACAGGAGTACTTGTAGACGAAATAAGACGAAGCAACGAAGAATTCCAAAACATGCTCCTAGACATAATAGATAAACGTCGTATAATTGTCCCAGAACTCCGTAGAGTCTTCCGTGCAAAAGGCGAAGGATTCCAAGTAATATTTACTAGCAATCCCGAAGATTATGCACAAAGTGAGCTAAGCGACGCATTTCTCAGGAGAGTAGTAAGGATACCCTTCAGTTACCCACCTCCCGATGTTGAAGCAGAAATAGTAAAGCTAAGATATGATATAGACGTCGAGTTGGACTCAAAAATATTAGAAGCAATGATTCAAGTAGTTAGCATTCTTCGCCAGAAAGCGGCGTATAAGCCAGGCCCAGCAGACACGGTACTATGGGCGCGAATAGCTGGCCGACTAGCCAAGCTACGAGGTAAACAACAAGTCACGGTCAGCGAGGTGGTAGATGCAGCCACTATAATACTGTACAAACGTGTTGGTGAGGAGGAAATAGTTGATGAAACCATCGAGAGAGTATTCGGTCTACATCCGTAG
- a CDS encoding YkgJ family cysteine cluster protein has translation MARKRPVFNCLFCEHCCYFSEEYEMPVVFPWEKRELEKIAAEIGVKLHFKPLQAFIDRNGVCAITLYRWEIQGFCPFFDKASKRCSIHDDKPLACRMYPLLIEMPSGNLMASGKCDWIKQQGPRFIRQLSTKPETIPEVFPAEFEAAKKAFIEFTTINSFIERHGLQPINVNKLNNCNEVFDIDDYMARFD, from the coding sequence ATGGCGAGGAAAAGACCGGTGTTTAACTGTTTGTTTTGCGAGCACTGCTGCTACTTTAGTGAAGAGTATGAAATGCCGGTAGTCTTTCCCTGGGAGAAACGAGAGTTAGAGAAAATAGCTGCCGAGATAGGTGTTAAACTTCACTTCAAGCCGCTCCAAGCATTTATTGACAGAAACGGCGTATGCGCTATAACCCTCTATAGGTGGGAGATTCAAGGATTCTGCCCATTTTTCGATAAGGCTAGTAAGCGCTGCAGCATCCATGATGATAAGCCGCTAGCATGTAGGATGTACCCACTGCTTATAGAGATGCCTTCAGGCAACCTAATGGCATCCGGTAAGTGTGACTGGATAAAACAGCAAGGACCAAGGTTCATAAGACAACTCTCTACAAAGCCGGAGACTATACCGGAGGTGTTTCCAGCGGAGTTCGAGGCCGCTAAGAAGGCGTTCATAGAGTTCACAACTATAAACTCCTTCATTGAGAGGCACGGCCTACAGCCGATAAATGTTAATAAGTTAAACAATTGTAATGAGGTCTTCGACATAGATGATTACATGGCGAGGTTCGACTAG
- a CDS encoding type IV secretory system conjugative DNA transfer family protein has product MVIKSISKYIDRLRAVVEGTPKHVSSLCTFDIASDLVGIIVEIRGDESCFSKLLSDRLRLLDRKICGIFLLYRPVKNSYAARVIESKILSYEVELERNPNNMRAKTKLKILREVYGKITDYGDPVEPSLHIVVCGRPGTIEEEYHGIVDAFSLLGCKPRLKCVDPNFLKSYNKHVVQPRSLLVSKGIEWMQYPYTVGEYLGSESVPIGFDLLLGKVVGLPLWDERGAKHTIVVGPTGKGKTTLAALIAIMATLLYDARVVAVDPKGDMWDTLSWTGLAERVLLEDEHAHQRIFLASMVTSKFSNILIIDLKYLSENEKYIHLESTLASIFSMLQSMYARSVLIVDEFWRVSNSEVVKKLIREGRSSGISLVLLSQHPADFSPEVWNNSNNVVVFGSLDETYLEDVKRFSGIAYEDLEYLPRLGVGEALIRYQQSQRAFPARILPVPITVKSPSIQGTSSRGRVLRYG; this is encoded by the coding sequence ATGGTGATTAAAAGTATATCAAAATATATAGACAGGTTGCGCGCGGTGGTAGAAGGTACACCCAAGCATGTTAGCAGTCTCTGTACCTTTGATATAGCGTCGGACCTAGTGGGCATTATTGTAGAAATTAGAGGCGATGAGTCGTGTTTCTCAAAGCTTCTAAGCGATAGACTAAGACTGCTCGATAGGAAAATTTGTGGAATATTCCTACTTTACAGACCTGTTAAGAACAGCTATGCTGCCAGAGTAATAGAGTCAAAGATACTCTCCTACGAAGTAGAGCTAGAACGAAATCCAAACAACATGCGTGCAAAAACCAAATTAAAAATACTAAGAGAAGTTTATGGAAAGATAACAGACTATGGTGATCCAGTTGAACCATCATTACATATAGTTGTATGTGGGAGGCCTGGGACTATAGAAGAGGAATACCACGGCATAGTAGACGCGTTCTCCCTTCTAGGCTGTAAACCTAGGCTTAAATGCGTAGATCCAAATTTTTTAAAAAGCTATAATAAGCATGTAGTGCAACCTCGAAGCCTACTTGTAAGCAAAGGTATTGAGTGGATGCAATACCCATATACAGTAGGAGAATACTTAGGGAGCGAGTCTGTACCTATAGGCTTTGACCTACTGCTAGGAAAAGTTGTTGGACTTCCTCTCTGGGATGAGAGGGGAGCTAAGCATACAATAGTAGTAGGTCCCACGGGTAAGGGGAAAACTACACTTGCAGCTCTTATTGCAATTATGGCTACTTTACTCTATGACGCTAGAGTAGTTGCTGTTGACCCAAAGGGAGATATGTGGGACACCTTGTCATGGACTGGTCTAGCTGAGCGCGTGTTATTGGAAGATGAGCATGCTCATCAACGCATATTTTTAGCTAGCATGGTTACCAGCAAATTCAGCAATATTCTAATAATTGACCTAAAATATCTTAGTGAAAACGAGAAATATATTCACCTTGAATCTACATTGGCTAGTATATTCTCTATGCTGCAGAGTATGTACGCAAGATCTGTTCTCATAGTAGATGAATTCTGGAGAGTCAGTAATAGTGAGGTTGTGAAAAAACTTATCAGGGAAGGAAGGAGTAGTGGCATTAGCCTAGTCCTACTATCACAACATCCAGCAGATTTTAGTCCCGAGGTATGGAATAACTCTAACAACGTAGTAGTGTTTGGTTCTCTTGATGAGACTTATCTAGAAGATGTGAAGAGATTTAGTGGAATAGCCTATGAGGATTTAGAGTATCTTCCCAGGCTTGGTGTCGGTGAGGCATTGATCCGTTACCAGCAGTCACAAAGAGCCTTTCCAGCTAGAATACTCCCCGTACCGATAACAGTTAAGAGTCCGAGCATACAGGGGACGAGCAGCCGGGGAAGGGTGCTACGCTATGGGTAA
- a CDS encoding 50S ribosomal protein L2 has protein sequence MGKRLIVQRRGKGSPVYRSKPWLHPAPAKYPPLTPVTLRGRVVELVHDPGRWVPLAHVVLENGEEFWIPAAEGMYVGQIIEVGPDAKPANGNILPVGRIPEGTQIYNVEIRPGDGGKLARSSGAYAVILGRSGNKTIVQLPSGKVKEIPNDARATIGIAAGAGRLEKPLLKAGAAYYKWKAKAHVWPRVRGVAMNAVNHPHGGGSHQSPSFPTTVSRDAPPGRKVGHIAARSTGRKKR, from the coding sequence ATGGGTAAGCGCTTGATAGTACAGCGTAGGGGTAAGGGCTCACCAGTATATCGCAGCAAGCCGTGGCTGCACCCAGCGCCAGCGAAGTATCCGCCGCTGACACCAGTAACGCTGAGAGGGCGCGTAGTAGAGCTCGTGCACGATCCAGGCCGCTGGGTTCCACTCGCTCATGTAGTGCTGGAGAACGGTGAAGAATTTTGGATACCAGCGGCTGAGGGCATGTATGTTGGCCAGATCATAGAGGTTGGGCCGGACGCGAAGCCCGCCAATGGCAACATACTCCCGGTCGGTAGGATTCCTGAAGGTACGCAGATATACAATGTGGAGATTAGGCCGGGCGATGGCGGGAAATTAGCGCGCTCGTCGGGCGCCTATGCAGTCATACTGGGCCGTAGTGGTAATAAGACGATAGTACAGCTCCCCAGCGGAAAAGTCAAAGAGATACCAAACGATGCTAGGGCAACCATAGGTATAGCCGCTGGCGCTGGTCGCCTAGAGAAGCCGCTCCTCAAGGCTGGTGCAGCATACTATAAGTGGAAGGCTAAGGCCCATGTATGGCCACGTGTACGCGGTGTAGCCATGAACGCTGTAAACCACCCGCACGGCGGTGGCAGCCACCAGAGCCCAAGCTTCCCAACAACAGTCTCCAGAGATGCGCCGCCAGGCAGAAAAGTCGGCCATATTGCTGCGCGCTCGACAGGCCGGAAGAAGAGGTAG